A region from the Vicia villosa cultivar HV-30 ecotype Madison, WI linkage group LG3, Vvil1.0, whole genome shotgun sequence genome encodes:
- the LOC131656343 gene encoding uncharacterized protein LOC131656343 — translation MDDHKKKTLEPKPNLEELYQGIPDESVNLTFQDLPNVKKNTTNIQSPSLSPMNMSPTHDFKKGFKVYSNDNYNDQQDFGHRGVVGPKSTQSKASEYNLGYDTMSGESSSTNGKGGVGRRRRQGIPHSKICTICSNYVYFFRTRCLVCGRVYCKQCVEIGMGDLREGRKCVNCLGLRFSQRYIERAGLLGCLNWRYPSTVKQTELKWAEKGPRRNGDKGYGNQSRPTTPTTPTSPFSIASSEASFATYSPFTPRHHHHPL, via the exons ATGGATGATCACAAGAAAAAAACATTAGAACCAAAACCTAACTTAGAGGAACTATACCAAGGAATCCCAGATGAGAGTGTTAATCTTACCTTTCAAGACTTGCCAAATGTTAAGAAAAACACCACAAATATACAATCTCCTTCTCTTTCACCTATGAATATGTCACCTACTCATGATTTTAAAAAAGGATTCAAGGTATATTCCAATGACAACTATAATGATCAACAAGATTTTGGTCATAGAGGTGTTGTTGGTCCTAAAAGTACTCAAAGTAAGGCAAGTGAGTATAATTTGGGCTATGATACAATGAGTGGTGAGTCGAGTTCGACTAATGGAAAAGGCGGTGTTGGTCGACGGAGACGACAGGGCATTCCTCACTCTAAGATTTGCACTATTTGTAGTAACTATGTTTATTTTTTCAGGACAAGATGTCTG GTATGTGGCAGGGTTTATTGCAAGCAGTGTGTGGAAATAGGTATGGGAGACTTAAGAGAAGGAAGAAAGTGTGTTAATTGCCTTGGACTTAGGTTCAGTCAAAg GTACATAGAAAGAGCAGGGTTACTAGGATGTTTGAATTGGAGGTATCCAAGTACAGTAAAGCAGACTGAACTCAAATGGGCTGAGAAAGGACCAAGAAGGAATGGTGACAAAGGCTATGGTAATCAATCAAGACCAACAACACCTACAACTCCAACAAGTCCTTTCTCTATTGCTAGCAGTGAAGCCTCCTTTGCAACTTATTCTCCTTTCACTCCTCGTCATCACCACCACCCTCTTTGA